The Amia ocellicauda isolate fAmiCal2 chromosome 16, fAmiCal2.hap1, whole genome shotgun sequence nucleotide sequence GTAATTCAAGGGCTAATAAACACACTTTTATATTGATCACACCAACTGCTGATTGTTAGCAGTACTCTCTTCTGTGATTTGCATCTTTTCCCACAATTTTCAATAAACGTCACAATGTAACAGAAATTCAAAGGTAAATCACCTGTATAAAATGACATTTCTCTCAGCTGATGGATTTTAAATCGGTGTCTTTCCCAGCCTTGCCCTTATTAATGTTTACTGTGGATTGAAGCAATAAAACCATTACAAAATCTGTCTAGAAGtggattattttgtgtgtggaaTCTCGTTAACAAAATTGCTCAGTTATTTAACCACAGTAGACTTTCATAAGGGCCATGCGTGCGCACCTTCCCTTCAGCTCTGAAGCTGCCTCTTTTGGTATTTGACTGTCTTCCACCTTATCGATTCTACTAGGAACGAGCACTTAGCTTGCTTTAGCgctttcttcctcctcctccttcttcacCTCTccctactccaccttctcctccttctCGCTCATCTTTTCAAGTGATTTCCAGTCTCTCTCTTGTGCGCTGATTGACGCAGCTAAAAGCGAACACGATGAAACAAAGCCATGATTGAAATCGTGAAACTGTGTGTGGTTGCCACCTCCAGAGTTAGGCCCTACAAATTTTCTTCCAATGCTCTTCTAGGCAGAGTCAAGGAGGTgcagaaggaaaataaacatgTGGAGGATGTTGGAAATAAAGAGATCTTGGAGAAGGCTGAGAACAATACTGAGGGGCAGCAGGAGGAGGCAGAATCAGAGGAGGGGAGTGGTGGCGAAAAGATGCAAGGGATCCAGGGTGCGGACAAACTGTCATCGCCAGCTCCCTGTGGCGACCTTCTTAATAACCTAGAAGAACAGAGCCACACTGCCAGTATACCCACCCCAGAGAACGCAGAGAAAACACAGTCTCACTTGCCCTTGGGCAGTGATGAAGACACCCGGGACTCGGTAACAGATCAACATGACACAGACAATGACATTACCAAGGTCATGCCAGAGCCACTAGGGGTTAGCTTAGTCTGTGACAGTACAGGGGACGCTAACTTAGTAGCGGAGAGAGAGGGTAAGAGAGACGCTGTTACTGAAATGGGTAATGCAGAGGTGCAGGTGACAATAACAGCGCCTGAAGAAGAGGGAACTGGAGAGCAGAGGTCCTCCAGTGAGGGCGATGAAAGCTCAGAAGAGCGGGTGGTCAGCAGTGAGACCGGTGGTCAGACTGGAGACAGCGTAGATGCAAAAGGGGAGGAAAGTAAAGCTCTAAGCTTAGATTCAGGCGGTGACGGGTCTAGTTCAGCAGAAGCAGATGAGACAAGCACAGGCACTGAGGAAAAGGCAGAGGGCAAAAGGGCTGCAGACATTGAAACCAAGATACAAGCTCCAAGTGAGATTGTAGGGGAGAGCCCAGAGTTGAGCTTTGGAGAGAATTGCACGGAGAATGAAACACAGGATCTAGAAAATGAAGGTTTGGTTTCTGGGGTGGAAAGTGTCGAGAGCAAAGACTCAACAGGTGACGGTTCAGGTCAGGTAGAAGAAACAGTCAGTGTCAGCGAGAGTGCAAAACTAATTATCGATGCTGTAAAAGAGGACGGCCAGGAAAGTGATTCTGAGGGCGAGGAGGAAACTGATAGCCAGGATACAGATTCCATGAAATCAGTGGAGGAAAATGTCGAACCAGTCAGAGACAGCACCGTGCTGTCTGCCAGGAGAGAAGGTAGCGAACAAGAGTCTCAGGACCTCGCAGTGGGCCAACCAGAGGATGGTTGTTGTGATCGTGAAGCCAGTGGCAGTGAGGAGAAGGTAGCTGAGGTTTTAAGTGATCAGGAAGGGAGGGTTCAAGAACCCAAGCTTGTTTCCACGGAGGCAGAGGTAGAAGGAGAAAGTGCTCTGTCGGTCGTTATAGTGACCCCAGCTCTGTTGCTCATTCAGAATGACCCCGAGAGCAGAGATGAAAGTGAAGATGTCTCATCAGAGAGGCCTCATGGGTCATCAGAGGCTCAGTGCCCTGATGATCCAGGCAGGGAGACTGTAGAGAGAACAGCCAAGGTGAGTGAAGGTGAGAGTGAGGTGAAGGCAAAGGAGGGAGACCAGGATCTTGAGGCTGAAACTGAAGGGAAACCAGAGGAAGCTAAAAGCAATGAGGAGGACAACATCATCCAGGAGGCAGATGCAGAGGAAATGGAAGAAGACAAGAAGGTTGACGGTTCCTTAACGGCCGTGGGAGTGGAGAAGGAGAAGATACCTGACACAGTGCACAAACATGAAGAAGAACATGAAGGCCAATCAGAGACTGAGTGTGAGGTAAAGGAGCCCAGAGATCAGCAGGAGGATGAGAAAGCCCAGATGTCCACAGCTGTACCTGAAGAGGAAAATCCTACAGGTGACCAGAGGGAGAAAAAGGAACCTGTTGAAAGGAGTGAGTTAAAAACAGATGAGAGGGACATCTTTGAAGACTGCCTTCAATCCATAGTAATTAAGGCTGTGCTCAAAGGTGAAGATGAAAAGAATGCATCAGACACCAGCCCACAGGAAGAGACCCAGGTGTGTGAAGATGCTTCAGAGCCTCAATTGGAAAATGCTGTGTTAAAAAATGAACCTGAACTTGACCCCCAGGATAATccagatacaaacacacaccccgACAAATTAGACACAGCTCCAGAAGAAGGAGCATATACCAGTGATGTCCCAGAAGAGGTCCTCATGGAAACAGGTGTTACAAAAAGTAGTGTTGAGGCAGAGAAGGAAGAAAGTGACCAGAAACCTTTGGGTGTTCCAGAACACGCATCGAAAGGAATGCCTGAGGAGACTTCTGAAAACGCTGACATGCAACTTGCAGAAAGAACAGAGGTGGAAGAAAGTGAAGTTGGGGCAAAGACTGAAGCACAAGTCGAAGGTGATGGATTAGCAGCTGATGAATCAGTAATCACCATGGAAGAGCAGTGGCCAGCTGAGGAAACAGAGGAGCATCAGAGGGACACCGGGGAAAAAACTGAGGCACTGATTAAAGAACAGTTAGAGGACATGCCAAAAGAGGATGTCAAAGATGGTAAATCATCGTTCGAGGAGAAAGAGGTGCAGATCAGTGAGGTTTCAGAAGAAATTATGTTGTCAGAAGTAGCTGGTGTTCAGCAAATGGTTAGCGATGGCTCCCAGGATGTCCCCTCAGATGGAACAAGTGACCAAGAACCTGTCACAGTCTTGGATGAACCTGCTGCACCAGATTCAAACAAAGATAAAGGGAGTGAAGGCCAGAGTCCCGAACACCAAGCCCAGACAGAAGTCCAGGAAGGAACTGTCACAGTCGTGGACGAACCTGCTGCACCAGATTCAAACAAAGATAAAGGGAGTGAAGGCCAGAGTCCCGAACACCAAACCCAGACAGAAGTCCAGGAAGGAACTGTCACAGTCGTGGATGAACCTGCTGCACCAGATTCAAACAATGATAAAGGGAGTGAAGGCCAGAGTCCCGAACACCAAGCCCAGACAGAAGTCCAGGAAGGAACTGTCACAGTCGTGGAAGAACCTGCTGCACCAGATTCAAACAAAGATAAAGGGAGTGAAGACCTGAATCCTGAACACCAAGCCCAGACAGAAATCCAGGAAGGACCTGTCACAGTCGTGGATGAACCTGCTGCACCAGATTCAAACAATGATAAAGGGAGTGAAGGCCAGAGTCCCGAACACCAAGCCCAGACGGAAGTCCAGGAAGGACCTGTCACAGTCGTGGATGAACCTGCTGCACCAGATTCAAACAATGATAAAGGGAGTGAAGGCCAGAGTCCCGAACACCAAGCCCAGACAGAAGTCCAGGAAGGAACTGTCACAGTCGTGGATGAACCTGCTGCACCAGATTCAAACAATGATAAAGGGAGTGAAGGCCAGAGTCCCGAACACCAAGCCCAGACAGAAGTCCAGGAAGGAACTGTCACAGTCAAGAGTCAAGAGAAGGATAAAGCAGGAGACTCCACTGAAATGCAGGTTGCCGCACAGACTGATGTCAAGACAGTGGATGATGCGTCTGAAAAAGAGCAAGAACATTCCAGAGAAGAGAAGGATGAACCTCCGATTCAGCCcaagaatgaaaaagaaacagcagacaaagaggaggaggatgaagaagaagaggaggatggagaCTCGTTTGAGTTTGACGATGAATCAGGGCAGGATTTTGAGGCGTCAATGGAAGTCCTTCCAGAAAATCAGACCAAGGAAGGACAAACAGCTGCCACAGCCACCACAGCTGAGCAGAGTGTGAAAGAGGGGGAAGCAAATCTGGAGGCCAACAGCGTTAGTCAAGATAAAACATCAGAACATGCAGAGTCTAACACAACAGATGCCCAAGAACCATCAGAAACTCAAAAACAAGAACCTGAGCAGAAAAATGGGGAGGAGGAGAGTTCTCCTGTGGAACAAGCAGAACATGTGAAAGGCTTAGAGGGGAGTGAGCAGGAACAGAGCGAGTCTAACCAGGGGGACAGCCGAGTTGAGGAAGGAAAAGAGGCAAGCAGAGAGGTGGAGGAATCAGAGAGtcagggtgaaggcagtgagaGCCCAGGGGTTAGAGAAGAGAGCAAGGAAAGCACACCTGAGGGCAGTGAAGACCTTGGCAAGGCAGACTCAGGTAAAGGGAGTAAGAAAGCAAAGGGGAAAGGGAAGGAGGAGTGTAGGGTGTCTTAAGGATCCATTATGATCCAATAAGATCAATTAAAAGAAATGCATGGTTAAGAGCCACAGAGGCGATCTTATCACATCCATGTTCAGCTCCAATGGGCCAAGTCCTTCAGAAAATGTTTATGTCCTCCTAGACCTGAGTAAGACATCTGCTGAGTTTGGAGTTCCATGTCATGTAGTTCTATGCACACTTATcatggaaatggaaagaaagggGTCTAACCTAGTATATTATATCATATCATTATGTCATTAAGtgtattgtaatattgtagGCACTGGCTTTTGTTACTGTCCCTCAAAACCTTGGGCTTGCTCTCTCATTTTTGGTTTAGTAAATGTTGTGAAACGCATacaaaacatgtttctgaaCATGATGTGCAAAGGGTTTTTAAATGCCCTGGTATTGATCGCAAACCTGTTTGCAGTGAGAGCTGTGTGTGCTTCAACAAAACAGGTCactaatgatttattattattattattattattattattattattattattattattattttactttttctgaATTCCAAGGATATAATTTTAGTAAATGTCCCAAAAGTaccacatgaaaaaaaaaaaaacataaactccggaagtctttaaaaaaataagagttAATTAAACCAGAATGTttgtggtattattattattattattattattattattattattattattgaatcacCAGTATGTCAGCTCAAACTACTCTGAGCATTGAAAGATGATAATACAGTGCTCTAAATTAACAATTCAAAAGGTCAAATGGTTTTCCAGAggaaacatgtatatataatgaaatactgaaatgcacacttaCATTTCCAGGTGTGTTACTATATCTGCTTTCCTTTTTGCAAATCGTATGTCCCGGGTTGTAAGTTGTGAGGATTTAGAAAGATATAAATGCTTTGAAATCAAGAGTGTCACAGTTGAAAGATCTCCCTAGACACTGCATATTTATACATCTTTCACAAATATGACCTGTGCAGCTATATTTGGGGACAGACATGTAAATATATAAGCATTTTCACTTTTCTCATAACCATTTGACCTGGaagcaaaaacagaaataaacttAAGGTCAATGGATGCAAAATAgatgcaagcaagcaagcaaacaaaacaatctgtattCAACATCCAGTTAGGTGATGTAGCTTATCTGTAAAGAGACTGTATATCACAATGAATATCTATAAGTATAGATTCATAAACTTGTGCTTAGTCTACTGTATAGAATTCGACTTTAGTTGAACTTAAATTGAAAGAAAGAGATGTATATTTCTTTATGCATACTATACCTTTAAATAGGTTCTAATCGCACTTTAATTAGGAgaacacaataaaaataagtgCATTTCTGGATTAACACTTTTTTGCATTGATTGCaagtgttgttgtttctttctaACCAAGTAAGGTTCACATTTGTgatataattaatgtttttgaaaatgaTGGTGTTTTTTGCTGGGCATAAAGCATCATAAATGTTTCCATAAATCTGAGCCCCTACTTGTTGGAAATCCACATTCATTCTAGcagaaacaaatatttgaatTCATTCTAATCATATACTTTGATGAAAATCAAAATGTGTGACTGTTTTTTATAAGGGTTTCCAAAGATCACGTTTGTGAAAAAGCTTTGATgtaaaattggtgtaattcatAGATACAGCAGATAGCTATAAAGTTATATAATTGCCTTTTGTGATCCATGTAGTAAACTACAACTAAGATCATATTACCTCCTGTTTGATATTTGTGATCTACTAGGCAGATATTAGATATATCAGTGCCTTGATTTAAGTTGTCAATCGCACAATTGCACCTGTACTTAAAGTCTAATAAACATCTATAAAAATTAGTTCATTAAGTATTGTATTACTGGGAGCATAGTGTGTTAGTTTTGATATCTATATCCAATGcacaacacacagtaaacaTGTAGTAATGTTTCAATATCCTGATGTTATTCAttaccaaaaacacacacatttaaaaactttGTTTAATTTGGCCTTAAAGCTTTTACACGTTCTGTGGTGTTGAAATAACAGTGGCTGTGAAACTTTATTAGTGTCACAACAGTTAATACGAAGAGAGGTGTTTAAAAGCAAATTGCTGCTTCATTGCAAAGGTTGATGAGAACAGTGTTTGACATTAGCACTCTTGTAACAATGAATAGTGGTGAAATTGTTTGATGAATAAAAGTGGTGCCATTCATAAACCAAAGATTTATTCAAAGACGtgtactgtttattttgtatacaattaagttaataaaatataaattacaaaaaaaaagaattctCTACTTTTCTGTCCAGATTCATGTCTACAAAATGTCTACCCATTcattacaaataaagaaaacgtTATTAAAACTACTGTATTTGGAAGTGTAAGCCATTACTGGctcattaatcattttaattgtttaacacCTTGGAGTTGGTGTTTCATATCCCACCAGTCTTTAAACACAGTTTTAAAAAGGTGGaagattaatattgtatgaaggTAGAGGGTTCAACTGGAATGTGGAGCAGTTTTTTCTGGGGAAGAATACATAAAtcgagaaataaaaaaaagactagCAGACCTCCTCTATGCTACCTGATTAAAGAGACTAATTACTAGAggtttttttatgtattcagtgcatatttaaaTAGAAGAAGAGAGATTGCAATTAAGAGGAAGTCCCTCAGCTCGGTTTGGTTGTCCAGATGCCTGCAGCTTTTCCATCAGGCCGGACCACGGTGCTAGGCtttagtgtgggtctgtgtgtgaccGCATCGGCCAGGTAGGTGGCTTACTGTTTCTGTCGAGAGGTCTAGCTCGATTGTTGCCTGTTACCATCACGCCACCTACTGGACACGTTCGGTACACCACAGGTGGAAGTACGCAGTTGGTGTTGGACAAATCAGACATAACCGGTGCGGGGGGATCGTTGTAATAATGAATGTGGAGAAATGTTCCTACCAGGTATTATTTACTGTACAGATGATACATTGCCACCTGAGATAGTAAAACGGTAGTTCATTCACTCACTTCTTCTACGGAGCTGAATCTATTTGGGGTTTCTTGAAAGCATTTGAATTTTTGTCACTTTCTATTAGATAGCTATTTCTGTAGATAACCTTTACACCTTTGTGTCATGTGTTGCTTGTTAcatctgtcatgtctgtgccttTATTTTAACAGTTAAAAGTTTGTAGCCCCACTCCATTTTTAACTAGGATTACTGTTTTAAATGTTGTGAATCATATTCTACAGCTTCCAAGAAATCCAAATCTCTTACAGGAGGAACTGTTGTATGGTTTCTGACGGTGGGCTAGAAACTTTAACCTATGGAAGTGCATGAGATTTTGTGTTTCAGTTGTCTTCACTCCACATCCAGCAGTTTGTTTTGCATGATAACCTTGTAGAAGATGATTTGAGCTTATTTGCATGCAGCAGACGAAGTTAACCCCTCACACCCTGACCGAACGCCTCCCTTCTATGTCTGTGGTccctcttcttcctctccctGGTATGTGGCCTATGTCTCACTATTGTGTCTTTGCTGGTGCTTTGGT carries:
- the lrrfip1a gene encoding uro-adherence factor A isoform X7 encodes the protein MGTQGTGRKRIPNRERLTAEDDALNQIAREAEARLAAKRAARAEAREIRMKELERQQKEIYQVQKKYYGLDNKWGDIEQWMEDSEKYSHRPRRNTSISDDDERMSVGSRGSLRSDLDSVGVYAGAGSHKKKKKKKHSKASSGISDESRASKSSRYEQQMGNYCSSDLFSSSSLSSSKLQSSAQNGTRPSMLCSDAPPYRSHRGSVYEDSVYSTARRFSASSSRPPSEYSGFLGSNSRASSRASSARASPVVEERSDKDFLEKGTRTASTLSAATLASLGGISSRRGSGDTSVSADTEASIREIKDIHELKDQIQDVESKYMQGLKEVKDSLAEVEEKYRKAMVSNAQLDNEKSNLMYQVDTLKDSLMELEEQLSESRREYEEKAKDYERERHAHSVLQFQFNEMKETLRQSEELLTEIRQLHLKQDGYVREISDLQETLEWKDKKIGALERQKEYSDAIRNERDELRDEVVVLKDVLKKHGIVLGPDLPANGDVGDGVNDADSSTRSAQDSIRTSHSTGDGLLGRVKEVQKENKHVEDVGNKEILEKAENNTEGQQEEAESEEGSGGEKMQGIQGADKLSSPAPCGDLLNNLEEQSHTASIPTPENAEKTQSHLPLGSDEDTRDSVTDQHDTDNDITKVMPEPLGVSLVCDSTGDANLVAEREGKRDAVTEMGNAEVQVTITAPEEEGTGEQRSSSEGDESSEERVVSSETGGQTGDSVDAKGEESKALSLDSGGDGSSSAEADETSTGTEEKAEGKRAADIETKIQAPSEIVGESPELSFGENCTENETQDLENEGLVSGVESVESKDSTGDGSGQVEETVSVSESAKLIIDAVKEDGQESDSEGEEETDSQDTDSMKSVEENVEPVRDSTVLSARREGSEQESQDLAVGQPEDGCCDREASGSEEKVAEVLSDQEGRVQEPKLVSTEAEVEGESALSVVIVTPALLLIQNDPESRDESEDVSSERPHGSSEAQCPDDPGRETVERTAKVSEGESEVKAKEGDQDLEAETEGKPEEAKSNEEDNIIQEADAEEMEEDKKVDGSLTAVGVEKEKIPDTVHKHEEEHEGQSETECEVKEPRDQQEDEKAQMSTAVPEEENPTGDQREKKEPVERSELKTDERDIFEDCLQSIVIKAVLKGEDEKNASDTSPQEETQVCEDASEPQLENAVLKNEPELDPQDNPDTNTHPDKLDTAPEEGAYTSDVPEEVLMETGVTKSSVEAEKEESDQKPLGVPEHASKGMPEETSENADMQLAERTEVEESEVGAKTEAQVEGDGLAADESVITMEEQWPAEETEEHQRDTGEKTEALIKEQLEDMPKEDVKDGKSSFEEKEVQISEVSEEIMLSEVAGVQQMVSDGSQDVPSDGTSDQEPVTVLDEPAAPDSNKDKGSEGQSPEHQAQTEVQEGTVTVVDEPAAPDSNKDKGSEGQSPEHQTQTEVQEGTVTVVDEPAAPDSNNDKGSEGQSPEHQAQTEVQEGTVTVVEEPAAPDSNKDKGSEDLNPEHQAQTEIQEGPVTVVDEPAAPDSNNDKGSEGQSPEHQAQTEVQEGPVTVVDEPAAPDSNNDKGSEGQSPEHQAQTEVQEGTVTVVDEPAAPDSNNDKGSEGQSPEHQAQTEVQEGTVTVKSQEKDKAGDSTEMQVAAQTDVKTVDDASEKEQEHSREEKDEPPIQPKNEKETADKEEEDEEEEEDGDSFEFDDESGQDFEASMEVLPENQTKEGQTAATATTAEQSVKEGEANLEANSVSQDKTSEHAESNTTDAQEPSETQKQEPEQKNGEEESSPVEQAEHVKGLEGSEQEQSESNQGDSRVEEGKEASREVEESESQGEGSESPGVREESKESTPEGSEDLGKADSGKGSKKAKGKGKEECRVS
- the lrrfip1a gene encoding uro-adherence factor A isoform X5, whose translation is MGTQGTGRKRIPNRERLTAEDDALNQIAREAEARLAAKRAARAEAREIRMKELERQQKEIYQVQKKYYGLDNKWGDIEQWMEDSEKYSHRPRRNTSISDDDERMSVGSRGSLRSDLDSVGVYAGAGSHKKKKKKKHSKASSGISDESRASKSSRYEQQMGNYCSSDLFSSSSLSSSKLQSSAQNGTRPSMLCSDAPPYRSHRPSEYSGFLGSNSRASSRASSARASPVCANDGGSVAGFLRSAASSSVLGDLDDVTIPDLPDVEERSDKDFLEKGTRTASTLSAATLASLGGISSRRGSGDTSVSADTEASIREIKDIHELKDQIQDVESKYMQGLKEVKDSLAEVEEKYRKAMVSNAQLDNEKSNLMYQVDTLKDSLMELEEQLSESRREYEEKAKDYERERHAHSVLQFQFNEMKETLRQSEELLTEIRQLHLKQDGYVREISDLQETLEWKDKKIGALERQKEYSDAIRNERDELRDEVVVLKDVLKKHGIVLGPDLPANGDVGDGVNDADSSTRSAQDSIRTSHSTGDGLLGRVKEVQKENKHVEDVGNKEILEKAENNTEGQQEEAESEEGSGGEKMQGIQGADKLSSPAPCGDLLNNLEEQSHTASIPTPENAEKTQSHLPLGSDEDTRDSVTDQHDTDNDITKVMPEPLGVSLVCDSTGDANLVAEREGKRDAVTEMGNAEVQVTITAPEEEGTGEQRSSSEGDESSEERVVSSETGGQTGDSVDAKGEESKALSLDSGGDGSSSAEADETSTGTEEKAEGKRAADIETKIQAPSEIVGESPELSFGENCTENETQDLENEGLVSGVESVESKDSTGDGSGQVEETVSVSESAKLIIDAVKEDGQESDSEGEEETDSQDTDSMKSVEENVEPVRDSTVLSARREGSEQESQDLAVGQPEDGCCDREASGSEEKVAEVLSDQEGRVQEPKLVSTEAEVEGESALSVVIVTPALLLIQNDPESRDESEDVSSERPHGSSEAQCPDDPGRETVERTAKVSEGESEVKAKEGDQDLEAETEGKPEEAKSNEEDNIIQEADAEEMEEDKKVDGSLTAVGVEKEKIPDTVHKHEEEHEGQSETECEVKEPRDQQEDEKAQMSTAVPEEENPTGDQREKKEPVERSELKTDERDIFEDCLQSIVIKAVLKGEDEKNASDTSPQEETQVCEDASEPQLENAVLKNEPELDPQDNPDTNTHPDKLDTAPEEGAYTSDVPEEVLMETGVTKSSVEAEKEESDQKPLGVPEHASKGMPEETSENADMQLAERTEVEESEVGAKTEAQVEGDGLAADESVITMEEQWPAEETEEHQRDTGEKTEALIKEQLEDMPKEDVKDGKSSFEEKEVQISEVSEEIMLSEVAGVQQMVSDGSQDVPSDGTSDQEPVTVLDEPAAPDSNKDKGSEGQSPEHQAQTEVQEGTVTVVDEPAAPDSNKDKGSEGQSPEHQTQTEVQEGTVTVVDEPAAPDSNNDKGSEGQSPEHQAQTEVQEGTVTVVEEPAAPDSNKDKGSEDLNPEHQAQTEIQEGPVTVVDEPAAPDSNNDKGSEGQSPEHQAQTEVQEGPVTVVDEPAAPDSNNDKGSEGQSPEHQAQTEVQEGTVTVVDEPAAPDSNNDKGSEGQSPEHQAQTEVQEGTVTVKSQEKDKAGDSTEMQVAAQTDVKTVDDASEKEQEHSREEKDEPPIQPKNEKETADKEEEDEEEEEDGDSFEFDDESGQDFEASMEVLPENQTKEGQTAATATTAEQSVKEGEANLEANSVSQDKTSEHAESNTTDAQEPSETQKQEPEQKNGEEESSPVEQAEHVKGLEGSEQEQSESNQGDSRVEEGKEASREVEESESQGEGSESPGVREESKESTPEGSEDLGKADSGKGSKKAKGKGKEECRVS
- the lrrfip1a gene encoding uro-adherence factor A isoform X4 — translated: MGTQGTGRKRIPNRERLTAEDDALNQIAREAEARLAAKRAARAEAREIRMKELERQQKEIYQVQKKYYGLDNKWGDIEQWMEDSEKYSHRPRRNTSISDDDERMSVGSRGSLRSDLDSVGVYAGAGSHKKKKKKKHSKASSGISDESRASKSSRYEQQMGNYCSSDLFSSSSLSSSKLQSSAQNGTRGSVYEDSVYSTARRFSASSSRPPSEYSGFLGSNSRASSRASSARASPVCANDGGSVAGFLRSAASSSVLGDLDDVTIPDLPDVEERSDKDFLEKGTRTASTLSAATLASLGGISSRRGSGDTSVSADTEASIREIKDIHELKDQIQDVESKYMQGLKEVKDSLAEVEEKYRKAMVSNAQLDNEKSNLMYQVDTLKDSLMELEEQLSESRREYEEKAKDYERERHAHSVLQFQFNEMKETLRQSEELLTEIRQLHLKQDGYVREISDLQETLEWKDKKIGALERQKEYSDAIRNERDELRDEVVVLKDVLKKHGIVLGPDLPANGDVGDGVNDADSSTRSAQDSIRTSHSTGDGLLGRVKEVQKENKHVEDVGNKEILEKAENNTEGQQEEAESEEGSGGEKMQGIQGADKLSSPAPCGDLLNNLEEQSHTASIPTPENAEKTQSHLPLGSDEDTRDSVTDQHDTDNDITKVMPEPLGVSLVCDSTGDANLVAEREGKRDAVTEMGNAEVQVTITAPEEEGTGEQRSSSEGDESSEERVVSSETGGQTGDSVDAKGEESKALSLDSGGDGSSSAEADETSTGTEEKAEGKRAADIETKIQAPSEIVGESPELSFGENCTENETQDLENEGLVSGVESVESKDSTGDGSGQVEETVSVSESAKLIIDAVKEDGQESDSEGEEETDSQDTDSMKSVEENVEPVRDSTVLSARREGSEQESQDLAVGQPEDGCCDREASGSEEKVAEVLSDQEGRVQEPKLVSTEAEVEGESALSVVIVTPALLLIQNDPESRDESEDVSSERPHGSSEAQCPDDPGRETVERTAKVSEGESEVKAKEGDQDLEAETEGKPEEAKSNEEDNIIQEADAEEMEEDKKVDGSLTAVGVEKEKIPDTVHKHEEEHEGQSETECEVKEPRDQQEDEKAQMSTAVPEEENPTGDQREKKEPVERSELKTDERDIFEDCLQSIVIKAVLKGEDEKNASDTSPQEETQVCEDASEPQLENAVLKNEPELDPQDNPDTNTHPDKLDTAPEEGAYTSDVPEEVLMETGVTKSSVEAEKEESDQKPLGVPEHASKGMPEETSENADMQLAERTEVEESEVGAKTEAQVEGDGLAADESVITMEEQWPAEETEEHQRDTGEKTEALIKEQLEDMPKEDVKDGKSSFEEKEVQISEVSEEIMLSEVAGVQQMVSDGSQDVPSDGTSDQEPVTVLDEPAAPDSNKDKGSEGQSPEHQAQTEVQEGTVTVVDEPAAPDSNKDKGSEGQSPEHQTQTEVQEGTVTVVDEPAAPDSNNDKGSEGQSPEHQAQTEVQEGTVTVVEEPAAPDSNKDKGSEDLNPEHQAQTEIQEGPVTVVDEPAAPDSNNDKGSEGQSPEHQAQTEVQEGPVTVVDEPAAPDSNNDKGSEGQSPEHQAQTEVQEGTVTVVDEPAAPDSNNDKGSEGQSPEHQAQTEVQEGTVTVKSQEKDKAGDSTEMQVAAQTDVKTVDDASEKEQEHSREEKDEPPIQPKNEKETADKEEEDEEEEEDGDSFEFDDESGQDFEASMEVLPENQTKEGQTAATATTAEQSVKEGEANLEANSVSQDKTSEHAESNTTDAQEPSETQKQEPEQKNGEEESSPVEQAEHVKGLEGSEQEQSESNQGDSRVEEGKEASREVEESESQGEGSESPGVREESKESTPEGSEDLGKADSGKGSKKAKGKGKEECRVS